The following are encoded in a window of Corythoichthys intestinalis isolate RoL2023-P3 chromosome 8, ASM3026506v1, whole genome shotgun sequence genomic DNA:
- the b3gnt2a gene encoding N-acetyllactosaminide beta-1,3-N-acetylglucosaminyltransferase 2a, translated as MFPNVPVYSDAGKTAGSPSGSPGGFPQTPAHIFQVQLGINLAVLMRRTGVLLCAMLLLNMLACCIIVALSWKIRQDQSRFLKLVPVASRQSGPSFWNSEQRRLDLSGPQDSCEANRRIVTQQVWDYYMMPSRLQDFLLYMHCRKSNVLQAPGPACQEPDLFLLIAVKSLVPHFGQRQAIRQTWGRAGVLGNRTVATVFLLGQTPAEDHYPDLQGMLSREAELHGDLLQWEFRDTPLNLSLKEVLFLRWFHLNCSQTRFVLEAHDHTFVNTFKVLDFLETSAHASSRFLFSGNVISNGRPHRDQARLDFVPPSIFTGVYPPYAMSGEFLLSGEVALRLHQVTQNVLLFPVHEVYMGLCLRKLGLVPQKHPGFATLPVHQGHDDDEEKCGKDWYVCRKLLLVSGCTPQEMIRMWTTVGMRDCLATDAMQVQSENPEYSDPSLHSASNFAPSVHRGFFFN; from the exons ATGTTCCCAAACGTTCCTGTGTATTCTGACGCGGGTAAAACCGCTGGAAGTCCTTCCGGGAGTCCCGGAGGTTTTCCCCAGACTCCAGCACATATTTTTCAGGTGCAGCTAGGCATCAACTTGGCAGTTTTGATGAGAAGGACCGGCGTTCTGCTGTGTGCAATGCTGCTGCTCAACATGTTGGCGTGCTGCATCATCGTTGCTCTTAGCTGGAAGATCCGCCAGGACCAAAGTAGATTCCTCAAGTTGGTTCCGGTTGCTTCCAGACAGTCGGGTCCATCTTTCTGGAACTCGGAGCAGCGGCGATTGGACTTGAGCGGGCCTCAGGACTCGTGTGAAGCAAACCGCAGAATCGTCACGCAG CAAGTCTGGGACTACTACATGATGCCCAGCCGACTCCAGGACTTCCTGCTCTACATGCACTGCAGGAAATCTAATGTTCTTCAGGCTCCGGGTCCAGCGTGCCAAGAACCAGATCTTTTCCTACTGATTGCCGTCAAGTCTCTGGTGCCACATTTTGGGCAGCGGCAGGCTATCCGCCAGACATGGGGTCGCGCTGGCGTCCTGGGCAACCGCACGGTGGCTACCGTGTTCCTGCTGGGACAGACGCCAGCTGAGGACCACTACCCGGACCTGCAAGGAATGCTCAGTCGCGAGGCTGAACTTCATGGGGACCTTCTCCAATGGGAGTTCAGGGACACGCCCCTCAACTTGAGCCTGAAGGAGGTGCTCTTCCTTCGCTGGTTCCACCTCAATTGTTCACAGACTCGCTTTGTCCTCGAGGCCCACGACCACACCTTCGTCAACACGTTCAAAGTGTTGGACTTCCTGGAGACATCAGCCCACGCAAGCAGCCGCTTCCTGTTTAGCGGTAATGTCATCAGCAATGGACGGCCACACAGAGACCAAGCCCGGCTGGACTTTGTCCCACCAAGCATATTCACAGGAGTGTATCCACCTTACGCCATGTCTGGGGAGTTCCTGCTGTCGGGTGAGGTCGCGTTACGCCTTCACCAAGTTACACAAAACGTCCTCCTTTTCCCGGTCCATGAAGTCTACATGGGCCTGTGCCTCCGCAAGCTAGGTTTGGTCCCACAGAAACATCCAGGGTTTGCCACACTCCCTGTACACCAGggccatgacgatgacgaggagAAGTGCGGCAAGGACTGGTACGTTTGCAGAAAACTGTTGCTTGTGAGCGGCTGTACACCACAGGAGATGATTAGGATGTGGACCACAGTAGGGATGCGGGACTGTCTGGCAACAGATGCAATGCAGGTGCAGAGTGAAAATccagaatacagtgatccctcgctacatagcgcttcaaactttgcgccctcagtccatcgcggattttttttcaattag